In one window of Caenimonas aquaedulcis DNA:
- a CDS encoding ketopantoate reductase family protein yields the protein MRAQGATDTVKKICVFGAGAIGGHLAAKLARAGLDVSVVARGAHLQAIREKGLRFTSDTEDFVTHPNATSDTRELGPQDLVITTLKAHALPGAAEQMAPLLGRGTPVVFAVNGIPWWYPYRGEQPALGPVASRLDPQGALWKTLGANRAIGCVISSPNEVIAPGVVHNNRPHNSFIVGEPTGQMTERLTALVTALQPALPGVAATTDIRTAMWNKLILNLAGSPLSCLVDAPWIEFTGNPGMVRIFTALVNEATRVAAAHGVAVTTTAEQLLALMQQVRHVPSMLADLRAKRPLETDAILGAVQDLARAAGIDTPTLDIIAALLEQRARSLNTNPQAATS from the coding sequence GTGCGCGCGCAGGGCGCGACCGATACTGTGAAGAAAATCTGCGTGTTCGGCGCCGGTGCAATCGGCGGCCATTTGGCCGCCAAGCTTGCCCGCGCGGGGCTTGACGTCTCCGTCGTCGCTCGCGGTGCGCACCTCCAGGCCATTCGCGAGAAGGGCCTGCGGTTCACCTCCGACACGGAAGATTTCGTCACCCATCCGAACGCAACGTCGGACACTCGGGAACTCGGTCCGCAGGACTTGGTCATCACGACGCTCAAAGCTCACGCGCTTCCGGGCGCCGCAGAGCAGATGGCGCCGCTGCTTGGCCGGGGTACGCCCGTGGTCTTCGCGGTGAACGGCATACCTTGGTGGTACCCCTACCGTGGCGAGCAACCGGCGCTCGGGCCGGTTGCCTCGCGGCTGGACCCACAGGGAGCACTCTGGAAGACGCTGGGCGCCAATCGCGCGATTGGGTGCGTCATCAGTTCTCCTAACGAGGTCATTGCACCGGGGGTCGTGCACAACAACCGGCCCCACAACAGCTTCATTGTCGGGGAGCCGACTGGCCAGATGACGGAACGGCTCACGGCATTGGTGACTGCGCTTCAGCCCGCGCTGCCCGGCGTTGCCGCCACCACAGACATTCGCACGGCCATGTGGAACAAGTTGATCCTCAACCTCGCAGGCTCCCCCCTTTCCTGCCTAGTGGACGCTCCCTGGATCGAATTCACCGGCAATCCGGGGATGGTCCGAATCTTCACGGCACTGGTCAATGAAGCAACGAGGGTTGCGGCGGCACATGGCGTCGCGGTGACGACGACTGCAGAGCAGTTGCTCGCCCTGATGCAGCAAGTGCGGCACGTGCCTTCCATGCTGGCCGACTTGCGCGCGAAGCGTCCCCTGGAGACGGACGCGATCCTTGGCGCCGTGCAGGACTTGGCGCGTGCAGCGGGGATCGATACGCCAACGCTGGACATCATCGCGGCGCTCCTCGAGCAGCGCGCCCGCTCTCTCAACACCAATCCCCAGGCAGCAACCTCATGA